GCACGAAGGAGCTTGTCGCATCAGGCGAGGATGTAGTAGGGCCGCTCGCCGTCGATGCTCGGCAGCTCCGGCGGCGTCTTCAGGATGACGTAGACGGAGTAGATGATGCCGGGGACGTAGCCGAGTATCGTCAGCGGCAGCGAGATGAAGAACTCCGACTGCACACACACGCAGGCAGAAATTTCAGCACATCACCAATTCACCATGACTAATGTGCAGACTGCAGATCGAGGTAGCTGAatctggaggaggaggagtggttgCTTACGCTGCACCAGCCGTACCGGAAGAAGACGCCGAGCGGCGGGAGCACGGCGGCGAAGATGATCTCCAGGCACGTCGAGCAGCCGCCGGAGCTCATCCTGCCCCCTGCCGTCGCGCCTCGGGCCTCGGCTAACTGACAAACTCGGCACGCCGGGGAGTATGTCGTAGTCCGGGCCTTGCTGGAAGGGGGAGGTGGCGTAGCTTTAAATCCGAGGAGGCAGCAGCCAGCAAGCCGGGTGGATGGAGAGGAATGATGCGGAATCGGACGATGGCTGCGGGGAGAAGATGCCGGATACCCACCGTGGAGGGGCCTTGTGCTGTCGCTGACCGGCTGGGTAGCCCACCGTGGCGACGACCGCGGCAATGGCTGTGTGCGAATTTCTGGCTGAGAATATTCCTCCCTCGTCTGTAGGAGTAGCTGTTT
The sequence above is drawn from the Triticum aestivum cultivar Chinese Spring chromosome 7A, IWGSC CS RefSeq v2.1, whole genome shotgun sequence genome and encodes:
- the LOC123154919 gene encoding hydrophobic protein RCI2A; translated protein: MSSGGCSTCLEIIFAAVLPPLGVFFRYGWCSSEFFISLPLTILGYVPGIIYSVYVILKTPPELPSIDGERPYYILA